One genomic window of Tenacibaculum tangerinum includes the following:
- a CDS encoding GNAT family N-acetyltransferase encodes MIFETKRLLIRKLQVTDIEPFYELERNPNVLQYATGEPKNLEESKEDLQQLIARYTHKENDFWIYAVERKSDTHFLGTVALVKDDEGTDEIGYRFIERYWGNGYATELCEGLIRYCRSIGMKKLVGCVVDENIASAKILERFHFVAIAKFVSDDIGLPETKYELNL; translated from the coding sequence ATGATTTTTGAAACGAAAAGATTACTTATTCGAAAGCTTCAAGTTACTGATATAGAACCTTTTTATGAGTTAGAAAGGAACCCGAACGTATTGCAATACGCTACTGGAGAACCTAAAAATTTAGAAGAGAGTAAAGAGGATTTACAACAGTTAATAGCACGGTATACGCATAAAGAAAACGATTTTTGGATTTATGCCGTAGAGCGAAAATCAGATACTCACTTTTTAGGTACGGTTGCTTTGGTAAAAGATGACGAAGGTACTGATGAAATAGGATATCGATTCATAGAACGGTATTGGGGCAATGGTTATGCGACTGAACTTTGTGAAGGGTTGATACGGTATTGCAGGTCGATAGGAATGAAAAAACTTGTTGGCTGTGTGGTAGATGAAAATATTGCCTCAGCTAAAATATTGGAACGCTTTCATTTTGTTGCGATAGCAAAATTTGTAAGTGACGATATCGGCTTGCCAGAAACTAAATATGAATTGAATTTATGA
- the mtaB gene encoding tRNA (N(6)-L-threonylcarbamoyladenosine(37)-C(2))-methylthiotransferase MtaB, with protein sequence MNADKKVAFYTLGCKLNFSETSTIARNFVNEGFERVEFEEKADIYVINTCSVTDNADKRFKSIVKAALKKNEEAFVIGVGCYAQLKPEELAAVDGVDLVLGATEKFNVTSYINDLTKNDIGEVHSCEIEDADFYVGSYSIGDRTRAFLKVQDGCDYKCTYCTIPLARGISRSDTLENVLKNAQEISEKGIKEIVLTGVNIGDYGKGEFGNKKHEHTFLELVQALDKVTGIHRLRISSIEPNLLKDETIEFVANSNTFVPHFHIPLQSGSDELLKKMKRRYLRKVYTDRVTKIKEVMPNACIGVDVIVGFPGETDALFLETYNYLADLDISYLHVFTYSERPNTEAIEMSDVVPKKTRAKRSKMLRGLSVKKRRAFYESQLGNTLTVLFESENKEGYIHGFTENYVKVKTPWNPELVNTLHTITLTKIDEDGLVRFNFVNTKVTA encoded by the coding sequence ATGAATGCAGATAAAAAAGTAGCTTTTTACACCCTAGGTTGTAAATTAAATTTTTCTGAAACTTCAACCATTGCCAGAAACTTTGTCAATGAAGGTTTTGAGCGTGTTGAATTTGAAGAAAAGGCAGATATCTATGTAATAAATACTTGCTCGGTAACAGACAATGCTGACAAACGTTTTAAAAGTATTGTAAAAGCTGCATTAAAGAAAAATGAAGAGGCTTTTGTAATTGGCGTAGGATGCTATGCACAATTAAAACCCGAAGAATTGGCTGCCGTTGATGGGGTAGATTTAGTGCTAGGAGCTACTGAAAAATTCAACGTAACTAGCTACATTAACGACTTAACCAAAAATGACATTGGCGAAGTACACTCTTGCGAAATTGAAGATGCCGATTTTTATGTAGGCTCCTACTCTATTGGCGACCGTACACGTGCTTTCTTAAAAGTGCAAGATGGTTGCGATTATAAGTGTACCTATTGCACGATTCCGCTAGCACGTGGAATTTCACGTAGTGATACCTTAGAAAACGTATTGAAAAATGCGCAAGAAATTTCTGAAAAAGGAATCAAAGAAATTGTGTTAACAGGAGTTAATATTGGCGACTACGGAAAAGGGGAATTCGGAAACAAAAAACACGAACATACATTTTTAGAGTTGGTACAAGCCTTAGATAAAGTTACAGGCATTCATCGTTTACGAATCTCTTCTATTGAACCCAACCTATTAAAAGACGAAACGATTGAATTTGTTGCAAATTCAAACACGTTTGTTCCGCATTTTCACATTCCACTACAATCTGGTAGTGATGAGTTATTGAAAAAAATGAAGCGTCGCTACTTACGAAAAGTGTATACCGATAGAGTTACTAAAATTAAAGAAGTAATGCCCAATGCTTGTATTGGTGTAGATGTTATTGTAGGGTTTCCAGGAGAAACCGATGCATTATTTTTAGAAACGTACAATTATTTAGCCGATTTAGATATTTCGTATCTGCATGTTTTTACCTATTCTGAAAGACCCAATACAGAAGCTATTGAAATGAGCGATGTGGTACCTAAAAAAACACGTGCAAAACGTAGTAAAATGCTACGCGGATTGTCTGTTAAAAAACGAAGAGCTTTTTATGAAAGTCAACTTGGAAACACCCTAACCGTACTATTTGAAAGTGAAAACAAAGAGGGATATATCCATGGATTTACCGAAAACTATGTAAAAGTAAAAACTCCTTGGAATCCTGAATTAGTCAATACCTTACACACGATTACTTTAACGAAAATTGACGAAGACGGTTTGGTACGTTTTAACTTTGTAAATACAAAAGTGACGGCTTAA